From the genome of Haemophilus parainfluenzae, one region includes:
- the nhaA gene encoding Na+/H+ antiporter NhaA, with protein MNKLSLIQQIQRFFKLESAGGILLLFSAVVAMLLANSPLNQNYNDFLNLPVRIQVGTFSIDKTLIHWINDGFMAVFFVLVGMEVKRELFEGSLSSYQQAIFPAIAAVGGMIIPALVYVFIAQHDPALADGWAIPMATDIAFALGIMALLSKQVPLPLKIFLLALAIIDDLGAIVVIALFFSHGLSVQALIFAAVAIVVLIALNRFKVTALCAYMVVGTILWASVLKSGVHATLAGVIIGFCIPLKGKNGETPLHDFEHILAPWSSFVILPLFAFGNAGVSFDGIDLSMLTSPLLLAISLGLIIGKPLGVFGFSYLSVKLGIAKLPQGINFKQIFAVAILCGIGFTMSMFLASLAFNADAGESINALSRLGILLGSTVSAIVGYMALKVTTAKNKG; from the coding sequence ATGAATAAACTGAGTTTGATTCAACAAATTCAGCGTTTTTTCAAATTGGAATCAGCTGGCGGAATTTTATTACTTTTTTCAGCAGTAGTCGCAATGCTATTAGCCAATTCACCGCTCAATCAAAACTATAACGACTTTTTAAACTTACCAGTCAGAATTCAAGTAGGGACTTTTTCTATCGATAAAACCTTAATTCACTGGATCAACGATGGTTTTATGGCGGTATTCTTTGTTTTAGTGGGAATGGAAGTCAAAAGAGAATTATTTGAGGGCTCCCTTTCAAGCTATCAACAAGCGATTTTCCCTGCTATTGCAGCGGTGGGGGGAATGATCATTCCTGCCTTAGTTTATGTATTTATCGCCCAACACGATCCCGCTTTAGCCGATGGCTGGGCTATCCCAATGGCAACAGACATTGCCTTTGCTCTTGGTATCATGGCGTTATTAAGTAAACAAGTGCCACTCCCACTAAAAATCTTTTTACTTGCTTTAGCGATTATTGATGACTTAGGCGCCATTGTCGTTATTGCACTGTTTTTCTCACACGGATTAAGTGTACAAGCACTTATCTTTGCTGCGGTTGCTATTGTTGTACTTATCGCATTAAACCGCTTTAAAGTGACCGCACTTTGTGCCTATATGGTAGTGGGAACAATCTTATGGGCTTCGGTATTAAAATCAGGCGTACACGCTACCCTTGCTGGCGTTATCATCGGGTTTTGTATTCCATTGAAAGGTAAAAATGGCGAAACACCATTACACGACTTTGAGCATATTCTTGCCCCTTGGTCATCCTTTGTTATCTTGCCATTATTTGCGTTTGGCAATGCGGGTGTAAGCTTCGATGGCATTGATCTCAGCATGCTGACATCACCATTATTGCTCGCAATTTCTCTTGGCTTAATTATCGGAAAACCTCTGGGTGTATTTGGTTTCAGTTATCTTTCCGTAAAACTTGGCATTGCAAAACTTCCACAAGGCATCAACTTCAAACAAATTTTTGCCGTAGCGATTTTATGTGGTATCGGTTTCACCATGTCCATGTTCTTAGCAAGCCTTGCCTTCAATGCTGATGCCGGTGAAAGCATTAACGCCCTTTCTCGATTAGGGATCTTATTAGGCTCCACGGTTTCTGCGATTGTGGGGTATATGGCGTTGAAAGTGACTACCGCGAAAAATAAAGGGTAA
- a CDS encoding glycosyltransferase, whose protein sequence is MEKLTCYVIYASEKIEGLSHFLHCASDYHVVPIPAVTKEQVSLLGHSSALFNLKKAEELLDRTPNNKEIAHTLSHIQCWKAITENEQLQDDDFALIAESEIHPVENFIQHAIHYANKYSSYGIIKLQRDGETPACERLYQASDEPDALIYGDTNQYNYGCSLYLIRKDVAKKLTALLSEMKPYWLADQFTAFHEPQNIAQARYLLGENPAKKQQDKVENPLFSIIVPIYNVERYLEQCIESVLAQDYQNYELILVDDGSPDNSIDICIKYAKQYSNIVFIHKINGGVSDARNAGIQIARGEYLMFLDSDDYWEGTTILSNLQKIITENNPDTIFNYMSSVYPDKIVNHYINRDKLIGSFREDFQSLYQDGIYLGFPFTKTIKRELILKNHLFFIKGRSFEDVAWSFFLTKYISSYAIYKNCFYMYRRERKGSISSVATSKNQASLFQNLSDVITEIENMKLNNELLPGFKKYVDDIYGYVMTCYELLPENEKVDFLNLKEKYEKEFNALW, encoded by the coding sequence ATGGAAAAACTAACCTGTTATGTTATTTATGCTTCTGAAAAAATAGAGGGACTGAGTCATTTTTTACATTGCGCCTCTGACTATCATGTTGTTCCTATTCCTGCAGTAACTAAAGAACAGGTTAGCTTACTCGGTCATTCTTCAGCTTTATTTAATTTAAAGAAAGCTGAAGAACTACTTGATCGCACTCCCAATAACAAAGAAATTGCCCACACGCTATCTCATATTCAGTGCTGGAAAGCTATTACTGAAAATGAACAGTTACAAGATGATGATTTTGCTTTAATTGCTGAAAGTGAAATACACCCTGTTGAAAACTTTATTCAGCACGCTATCCATTATGCTAATAAATACTCTTCTTACGGAATTATCAAATTACAGCGCGATGGTGAAACTCCTGCTTGTGAACGGCTATACCAAGCTAGTGATGAACCAGATGCATTAATCTATGGCGATACAAATCAATACAATTATGGTTGTTCACTCTATCTCATCCGCAAAGATGTGGCAAAAAAATTAACCGCACTTTTAAGTGAAATGAAACCCTACTGGCTTGCAGATCAATTTACTGCATTCCATGAACCTCAAAATATTGCTCAAGCACGTTATCTATTGGGGGAGAATCCAGCCAAAAAACAACAAGATAAAGTTGAAAATCCACTATTTAGCATCATTGTGCCAATCTATAATGTTGAACGTTACCTCGAGCAATGTATTGAATCTGTCTTAGCGCAAGATTATCAGAATTATGAACTCATTTTAGTTGATGATGGTTCACCAGATAATTCCATCGATATTTGCATCAAATATGCAAAACAATATTCTAATATTGTTTTTATCCATAAAATTAACGGTGGAGTATCCGACGCAAGAAATGCAGGCATTCAAATTGCTCGAGGAGAGTATTTAATGTTTTTAGATAGTGATGATTATTGGGAAGGAACAACTATTCTCTCTAATTTACAAAAGATAATTACTGAAAATAATCCCGATACTATCTTCAATTATATGAGCAGTGTCTATCCAGACAAAATTGTGAACCATTACATCAACCGAGATAAGCTAATAGGCTCTTTTAGGGAAGACTTTCAAAGCCTTTATCAAGATGGAATTTATCTTGGGTTCCCCTTTACAAAAACAATAAAAAGAGAATTAATTTTAAAAAACCACCTCTTTTTTATAAAAGGGCGATCTTTTGAAGATGTTGCATGGAGTTTTTTTCTTACTAAATATATTAGTAGTTATGCGATTTATAAAAACTGCTTTTATATGTATAGAAGAGAAAGAAAAGGTTCAATTAGTTCTGTTGCGACCTCTAAAAATCAAGCAAGTCTATTTCAAAATCTATCTGATGTAATAACTGAAATAGAAAATATGAAACTCAACAATGAGTTGTTGCCTGGATTTAAAAAATATGTAGATGATATTTATGGGTATGTAATGACATGCTATGAACTGCTGCCAGAGAATGAAAAAGTAGATTTTCTTAATTTGAAAGAAAAATACGAAAAAGAATTTAATGCTTTGTGGTAA
- a CDS encoding DUF2827 family protein, giving the protein MRKYKIGITFNLEAKVTDIWANGANQNVIHLFHLFQHSSIVEDVILVSWGPEKRTTPPEGFMLDGLNLKYAYIEDVIDQLDVLIEGTLVIEPHQVTRMHQHGGKVVCYKMGNDFIMDMENFLFDKKAGRVFNGTLFDSVWMIPQHENTCKSYFSIMYRCPAYVVPAIWSPVFCDQVIKRIKEKHNLTFGYKPDTEKKAKRIASFEANINIVKTCFTPVLIAEQAYREAPEKIKNVYMCNTYDKKDNPTFFNFIGRTNLVKNGVMTVEGRYQMPDFLTRYVDIVLSHQWENGLNYAYNDALYGGYPFIHNSKLIPKGVGYYYDQFDAFEGAKVLLDVIDNHDKHHEEYVKRANEYLDSQLPTNPVNIYLYEKEIKRLFSE; this is encoded by the coding sequence ATGCGTAAATATAAAATTGGGATTACTTTTAATTTAGAAGCAAAAGTGACAGATATTTGGGCAAACGGTGCAAATCAAAATGTCATTCATCTTTTTCATTTATTTCAACATTCGTCAATTGTAGAAGATGTTATTCTGGTTTCTTGGGGGCCTGAGAAACGCACTACACCTCCAGAAGGGTTTATGCTTGATGGATTAAATTTGAAATACGCTTATATTGAGGATGTAATTGATCAATTAGACGTATTGATTGAGGGAACATTGGTGATTGAACCTCATCAAGTTACTCGAATGCATCAACATGGTGGTAAAGTTGTTTGCTATAAAATGGGTAATGACTTTATTATGGATATGGAAAATTTCCTTTTTGATAAGAAAGCAGGAAGAGTGTTTAATGGTACGTTATTTGATTCTGTATGGATGATTCCACAGCATGAGAATACCTGTAAATCTTATTTTTCTATTATGTATCGTTGCCCTGCTTATGTTGTACCAGCAATTTGGTCGCCAGTATTCTGTGATCAAGTAATTAAGCGAATCAAAGAGAAGCATAATCTTACTTTTGGGTATAAACCAGATACTGAGAAAAAAGCTAAGCGTATAGCTTCTTTTGAAGCCAATATTAACATTGTAAAAACCTGTTTTACGCCAGTGTTAATTGCTGAACAAGCCTATCGTGAAGCGCCTGAGAAAATTAAAAACGTCTATATGTGCAACACCTACGATAAAAAAGATAATCCAACCTTTTTCAATTTCATAGGTCGAACTAATCTTGTTAAAAATGGGGTGATGACGGTAGAAGGGCGTTATCAAATGCCTGATTTTCTTACTCGCTATGTAGATATTGTGCTAAGTCATCAGTGGGAAAATGGCTTGAATTATGCTTACAATGATGCTTTGTATGGCGGTTATCCATTTATTCATAATTCAAAACTAATTCCAAAAGGTGTAGGGTATTATTACGATCAGTTCGATGCATTTGAAGGTGCAAAAGTATTACTTGATGTGATTGATAACCATGATAAGCATCATGAAGAATATGTGAAAAGAGCAAATGAATATTTAGATTCGCAATTACCAACTAATCCTGTGAATATTTATTTGTATGAGAAAGAGATCAAGCGGTTGTTTTCTGAATAA
- a CDS encoding ESPR-type extended signal peptide-containing protein produces MNKIFKVIWNRTTQSLVVTSELAKGAAKASCENKAVESKASFGRIFKLSALSLLLLDVTGIAYAAIPEGTVTRTAGQAVAIGSGSWTDAPGAVVVGASSKATGGVKGIAIGHTVVANGQDAVAIGSNSQSVTQGVALGRLANAGNSATALGNQATASGASSVAAGDGANAKNANDVALGAGSVTGSRNALTSITINGTEVGNNGESSGTAVLAVGNSTSARQVQYVSAGLISATSTDAINGSQLYNVITVVNSTASTATAAKTAADSAQTTADNAQTTATAAKSVADLSQTIATNASMNASTAVNTANNALELANQAANIYFHVNDGTEDIDRLPSEDSLRTNGGSVRSAAAARANFSITAGMRAKTTADAYKAIAMGDGASAASEDAVVIGSNSAARTGTVNATVLGANSVAEANSVNATVVGQYSAAGENSTNATVMGSRSYVRPNTNDGTALGHYAGVDNRTTNGTSVGARTWVGENVNNGTALGVYNLVGNNTQNTIAVGVANNVADGTKNNTVIGHGNTIASNGTTVLGNNLNIAAGLDEAVVLGNHSTTTGSHTIANVTSATVGNLTYSGFKGTVAGAGSFVSVGAVDNERKLINVAAGNISATSTEAINGSQLYAVTSQLDQTNETAKTAASSASNAVSLASTAASAATSAAEVVTSNLSKIESAASAAVSAASSANSSATAASSSASAADSSAKAASSSASAADSSATAASSSASAADSSAKAASSSASAADSSATAASSSASAADSSATAASSSASAADSSATAASSSASAADSSAKAASSSASAADSSATAASSSASAADSSATAASSSASAADSSATAASSSASAADSSAKAASSSASAADSSATAASSSASAADSSAKAASSSASAADSSATAASSSASAADSSATAASSSASAADSSATAASSSASAANNSATAASSSASAADSSATAASSSASAADSSATAANSSASAADSSATAASSSASAADSSAKAASSSASAADSSATAASSSASAADSSATAASSSASAADSSATAASSSASAADSSAKAASSSASAADSSATAASSSASAADSSATAASSSASAADSSATAASSSASAADSSAKAASSSASAADSSATAASSSASAADSSATAASSSASAADSSATAASSSASAADSSAKAASSSASAADSSATAASSSASAADSSATAASSSASAADSSATAASSSASAADSSATAASSSASAADSSATAASSSASAADSSATAASSSASAADSSATAASSSASAADSSATAASSSASAADSSATAASSSASAADSSATAASSSASAADSSATAASSSASAADSSATAASSSASAADSSATAASSSASAADSSATAASSSASAADSSATAASSSASAADSSATAASSSASAADSSATAASSSASAADSSATAASSSASAADSSATAASSSASAADSSATAASSSASAADSSATAASSSASAADSSATAASSSASAAESTAKRIEDSGLISKDGKTAFAADNTSKRDSAKAKGKDATAVGYGSNASGENGTALGNNSQASGKNSTAVGQGAKATAANSVALGQGSVANEANTVSVGSVGNERRITNVADPVRGTDAANKQYVDSKIGSVRSDLRKTDKKLRGGIAGATAAANIPQVTKAGGSMVGLGVGNYKGESAVAVGYSRASDNNKVIFKVSGAATTQGDYNVGAGVGYQW; encoded by the coding sequence ATGAATAAGATTTTTAAAGTAATTTGGAATCGTACTACACAATCGTTGGTAGTAACGTCCGAATTAGCGAAAGGCGCGGCTAAGGCGTCATGTGAGAATAAGGCTGTAGAAAGTAAAGCCTCATTTGGAAGAATTTTTAAATTATCAGCATTATCTTTATTACTTTTAGATGTAACGGGTATTGCATATGCCGCAATTCCTGAAGGCACTGTGACTAGAACCGCTGGTCAAGCTGTTGCTATTGGCAGCGGAAGTTGGACTGATGCACCAGGAGCCGTTGTTGTTGGAGCCTCATCAAAAGCAACAGGAGGCGTTAAAGGTATTGCTATTGGTCATACTGTTGTGGCAAATGGTCAAGATGCAGTAGCTATTGGTTCTAACTCTCAGTCAGTAACTCAGGGGGTAGCTCTGGGGCGTTTAGCAAATGCGGGTAATAGCGCTACGGCATTGGGTAACCAAGCGACAGCAAGTGGTGCAAGTTCAGTTGCAGCGGGTGATGGTGCAAATGCCAAAAATGCTAATGATGTTGCGTTAGGTGCGGGTTCGGTTACGGGAAGTCGCAATGCATTAACTTCAATTACAATTAATGGAACTGAAGTTGGTAATAATGGTGAGTCGAGTGGAACAGCAGTTTTAGCCGTAGGTAATAGTACTTCAGCTAGACAGGTTCAATATGTTTCAGCAGGCTTAATTAGTGCAACTTCTACCGATGCAATTAATGGTTCACAGCTTTACAACGTGATTACAGTCGTAAATTCAACAGCAAGTACGGCAACAGCTGCAAAAACGGCTGCAGATAGTGCACAAACTACTGCAGATAATGCTCAGACTACAGCAACAGCGGCAAAAAGTGTTGCAGATCTCAGTCAGACTATTGCCACAAACGCAAGCATGAATGCATCAACTGCAGTAAATACCGCAAACAATGCATTGGAGTTAGCTAATCAAGCCGCTAATATTTATTTCCATGTAAATGATGGAACAGAAGATATAGATAGACTTCCTTCAGAGGATAGTTTAAGAACTAATGGCGGCTCAGTTCGTTCAGCTGCTGCTGCACGAGCTAATTTTTCTATTACAGCAGGTATGCGAGCAAAAACAACTGCGGATGCATATAAGGCGATTGCTATGGGGGATGGTGCCTCAGCAGCATCTGAAGATGCAGTGGTAATTGGTTCTAATAGTGCAGCTCGCACAGGGACAGTAAATGCAACCGTATTAGGTGCTAATTCTGTGGCCGAAGCAAATTCAGTGAATGCGACTGTAGTGGGACAATATTCAGCCGCGGGGGAAAACTCTACTAATGCAACAGTTATGGGGTCTCGCAGCTATGTTCGCCCGAATACGAATGACGGCACTGCTCTAGGTCATTATGCTGGCGTGGATAACCGCACAACAAATGGTACATCAGTTGGTGCTCGCACTTGGGTTGGTGAAAACGTGAATAATGGCACCGCGTTAGGTGTATATAACCTTGTTGGTAATAATACTCAAAATACCATTGCTGTTGGTGTCGCAAATAACGTCGCAGATGGTACTAAAAATAACACCGTTATTGGTCACGGCAATACGATTGCATCAAACGGTACAACTGTATTGGGTAATAACTTAAATATCGCTGCTGGTTTAGATGAAGCAGTGGTATTAGGCAATCATTCAACTACAACTGGCTCTCACACAATTGCAAACGTAACTTCTGCAACTGTAGGTAATTTAACCTATAGTGGCTTCAAAGGAACCGTTGCAGGTGCTGGTAGCTTCGTAAGCGTCGGTGCAGTAGATAATGAGCGTAAATTGATCAATGTGGCAGCAGGTAATATTTCTGCGACTTCAACAGAAGCGATCAATGGTTCACAACTTTATGCAGTAACTTCACAGCTAGATCAGACAAATGAAACAGCTAAGACAGCGGCTTCAAGTGCAAGTAATGCAGTTTCTTTAGCCTCTACAGCAGCTTCAGCGGCAACATCAGCGGCGGAAGTGGTTACCAGCAACTTAAGTAAAATTGAAAGTGCAGCTTCAGCAGCTGTAAGTGCCGCTTCATCAGCAAATAGCTCAGCAACCGCCGCAAGCTCATCAGCGTCAGCAGCAGACAGCTCTGCAAAAGCAGCAAGTTCTTCAGCATCAGCAGCAGATTCTTCTGCAACAGCAGCAAGCTCATCAGCGTCAGCAGCAGACAGTTCTGCAAAAGCTGCAAGTTCTTCAGCATCAGCGGCAGATTCTTCTGCAACTGCAGCAAGCTCATCAGCGTCAGCAGCAGATAGCTCAGCGACAGCCGCAAGCTCTTCAGCTTCAGCAGCGGACAGCTCAGCGACAGCAGCAAGCTCTTCAGCATCAGCAGCGGACAGCTCTGCAAAAGCAGCAAGCTCTTCTGCATCAGCGGCAGATTCTTCTGCAACCGCAGCAAGTTCTTCAGCTTCAGCAGCAGACAGCTCTGCGACAGCCGCAAGCTCATCAGCATCAGCAGCAGATTCTTCAGCGACTGCAGCAAGTTCATCCGCTTCAGCAGCAGATAGCTCAGCGAAAGCCGCAAGCTCTTCAGCATCAGCAGCAGATTCTTCTGCGACTGCAGCAAGCTCATCAGCGTCAGCAGCAGACAGTTCTGCAAAAGCTGCAAGTTCATCAGCGTCAGCAGCAGATAGCTCTGCAACCGCAGCAAGCTCTTCAGCATCAGCGGCAGACAGCTCTGCAACCGCCGCAAGCTCATCAGCATCAGCAGCAGATTCTTCTGCGACTGCAGCAAGCTCTTCAGCGTCAGCAGCAAATAACTCAGCAACCGCAGCAAGCTCATCAGCGTCAGCAGCAGACAGCTCTGCAACCGCAGCAAGTTCTTCAGCATCAGCAGCAGATTCTTCTGCAACAGCAGCAAACTCTTCAGCGTCAGCGGCAGATTCTTCTGCGACTGCAGCAAGCTCTTCAGCGTCAGCAGCAGATAGCTCAGCGAAAGCCGCAAGCTCATCAGCGTCAGCAGCAGATAGCTCAGCGACAGCAGCAAGCTCTTCAGCGTCAGCAGCGGACAGCTCAGCAACCGCAGCAAGCTCTTCAGCTTCAGCGGCAGATTCTTCTGCGACTGCAGCAAGCTCTTCAGCATCAGCGGCAGATTCTTCTGCAAAAGCAGCAAGTTCATCAGCATCAGCGGCAGATTCTTCTGCAACCGCAGCAAGTTCTTCAGCATCAGCAGCAGATTCTTCAGCAACCGCAGCAAGCTCTTCAGCTTCAGCAGCAGACAGCTCTGCAACAGCGGCAAGCTCTTCAGCGTCAGCAGCAGATAGCTCAGCGAAAGCCGCAAGCTCATCAGCGTCAGCAGCAGATAGCTCAGCAACCGCAGCAAGCTCTTCAGCGTCAGCAGCGGACAGCTCAGCAACCGCAGCAAGCTCTTCAGCTTCAGCGGCAGATTCTTCTGCGACTGCAGCAAGCTCTTCAGCATCAGCGGCAGATTCTTCTGCAAAAGCAGCAAGTTCATCAGCATCAGCGGCAGATTCTTCTGCAACCGCAGCAAGTTCTTCAGCATCAGCAGCAGATTCTTCAGCAACCGCAGCAAGCTCTTCAGCTTCAGCAGCAGACAGCTCTGCAACAGCGGCAAGCTCTTCAGCTTCAGCAGCAGATAGCTCTGCAACCGCAGCAAGCTCTTCAGCATCAGCGGCAGACAGCTCTGCAACAGCGGCAAGCTCTTCAGCTTCAGCAGCAGATAGCTCTGCAACCGCAGCAAGCTCTTCAGCATCAGCGGCAGACAGCTCTGCAACCGCCGCAAGCTCATCAGCTTCAGCAGCAGACAGCTCTGCAACCGCAGCAAGTTCTTCAGCATCAGCAGCAGATTCTTCAGCAACCGCAGCAAGCTCTTCAGCTTCAGCAGCAGACAGCTCTGCAACAGCGGCAAGCTCTTCAGCTTCAGCAGCAGATAGCTCAGCGACTGCAGCAAGCTCTTCAGCATCAGCAGCGGACAGCTCAGCAACCGCAGCAAGCTCTTCAGCATCAGCAGCGGATAGCTCTGCAACCGCAGCAAGTTCTTCAGCATCAGCAGCAGATTCTTCAGCAACCGCAGCAAGCTCTTCAGCTTCAGCAGCAGACAGCTCTGCAACAGCGGCAAGCTCTTCAGCTTCAGCAGCAGATAGCTCTGCAACCGCAGCAAGCTCTTCAGCATCAGCGGCAGACAGCTCTGCAACAGCGGCAAGCTCTTCAGCTTCAGCAGCAGATAGCTCTGCAACCGCAGCAAGCTCTTCAGCATCAGCGGCAGACAGCTCTGCAACCGCCGCAAGCTCATCAGCTTCAGCAGCAGACAGCTCTGCAACCGCAGCAAGTTCTTCAGCATCAGCAGCAGATTCTTCAGCAACCGCAGCAAGCTCTTCAGCTTCAGCAGCAGACAGCTCTGCAACAGCGGCAAGCTCTTCAGCTTCAGCGGCTGAAAGCACAGCAAAACGTATTGAAGATTCTGGTTTGATCAGCAAAGATGGTAAAACAGCATTTGCAGCGGATAACACCAGCAAACGTGATAGTGCGAAAGCGAAAGGTAAAGATGCAACTGCGGTTGGTTATGGATCAAATGCAAGTGGCGAAAATGGCACTGCATTAGGCAATAACTCACAAGCTTCAGGTAAAAACTCAACTGCTGTTGGTCAAGGTGCGAAAGCAACTGCAGCTAACTCAGTAGCTCTAGGTCAAGGCTCTGTAGCAAATGAAGCAAATACTGTTTCAGTTGGTTCAGTCGGTAATGAACGTCGAATCACAAATGTCGCAGATCCTGTTCGTGGTACTGATGCGGCTAATAAACAATATGTTGATAGCAAAATTGGTTCCGTACGTAGTGACTTGAGAAAAACTGATAAGAAACTTCGTGGTGGTATTGCTGGTGCAACAGCAGCAGCTAACATCCCACAAGTAACGAAAGCAGGTGGTTCAATGGTTGGCCTTGGTGTAGGTAACTACAAAGGTGAAAGTGCTGTTGCAGTAGGTTACTCTCGTGCGAGCGATAACAATAAAGTTATCTTCAAAGTGAGCGGGGCTGCAACCACTCAAGGTGATTACAATGTTGGTGCCGGTGTAGGTTATCAATGGTAG
- a CDS encoding EmrA/EmrK family multidrug efflux transporter periplasmic adaptor subunit, giving the protein MSDQQTDTQTSSNNKSQQRKKGLSIFILLLLLIAIGSAAYWFFFIKGFEETEDAYVSGNQVMVSSQVAGNISKINVDNMDPVQAGDVLLELDDTNAKLSFEQAKSNLANAVRQISQLNYTVKQLKSAVRANEITLAQAQGNLNRRVQLVKDGAIDKESFQHAKEAVELAKANLTTSQNQLEANQALLLDGPLSEQPQIQNAVSNLKQAWLNLERTKIRSPIKGYVARRNAQVGQAVSVGGALMAVVTTDQMWLDANFKETQLTHMRIGQPVKIHFDLYGKDKTFDGKVVGIEMGTGSAFSLLPTQNATGNWIKVVQRVPVRIQLDPQQLAENPLRIGLSATVKVNVSDRQGETLRNQAPRTTLYSTNVLQYDESAVNNLIESIIRDNSY; this is encoded by the coding sequence ATGTCCGATCAACAAACAGATACACAAACTTCCTCAAATAATAAATCTCAACAACGTAAAAAAGGGCTTTCCATTTTTATTCTTTTGCTTCTTCTGATTGCAATCGGTTCTGCGGCTTATTGGTTTTTCTTTATTAAAGGCTTTGAAGAAACCGAAGATGCCTATGTGAGCGGCAATCAGGTGATGGTCTCATCACAAGTTGCGGGAAATATTTCAAAAATTAATGTTGATAATATGGATCCCGTACAAGCTGGCGATGTGTTATTAGAGTTAGATGACACCAATGCCAAATTAAGTTTTGAACAGGCTAAAAGCAATTTAGCCAATGCCGTTCGCCAAATTTCCCAACTAAATTACACCGTAAAACAATTGAAATCTGCTGTTCGAGCGAATGAAATTACCCTTGCTCAAGCACAAGGAAATTTAAACCGTCGCGTTCAATTGGTGAAAGATGGCGCAATTGATAAAGAATCGTTTCAACACGCCAAAGAAGCGGTTGAACTCGCCAAAGCAAACTTAACTACCTCACAAAACCAACTTGAAGCCAATCAAGCCTTATTGTTAGACGGTCCTTTAAGTGAACAACCGCAAATTCAAAATGCGGTCAGTAATTTAAAACAAGCTTGGTTGAATTTAGAACGAACAAAAATCCGCAGCCCAATTAAAGGCTATGTGGCTCGTCGCAATGCGCAAGTAGGACAGGCGGTTTCTGTTGGTGGCGCATTAATGGCAGTAGTCACTACTGATCAAATGTGGTTAGACGCCAACTTTAAAGAAACACAATTAACCCATATGCGAATTGGTCAACCCGTTAAAATTCACTTCGATCTCTACGGAAAAGATAAAACTTTTGATGGCAAAGTGGTGGGAATCGAAATGGGTACGGGCAGTGCATTCTCATTATTGCCAACCCAAAATGCGACAGGTAACTGGATCAAAGTGGTGCAACGTGTGCCTGTACGAATTCAATTGGATCCACAACAGCTGGCTGAAAATCCATTACGTATCGGTCTTTCTGCGACTGTGAAAGTAAATGTCAGTGATCGTCAAGGCGAAACCTTGCGTAACCAAGCACCAAGGACAACACTTTATTCCACCAATGTGCTGCAATATGATGAAAGTGCGGTCAATAATTTGATCGAATCTATTATTCGCGACAATAGCTATTAG